The Rhododendron vialii isolate Sample 1 chromosome 1a, ASM3025357v1 region gcctctgcctgcccattactctaaGGGTAAGCTGGTGTGGAATAGTAATTCTTTATCCCATACTGAGAATagaaagccttgaatttcttctggaattgtgacccattatctgtaatcaacgaataggggACCCCAAATCGAGTAATAATACATTTCCACATGAACCtctctatcataggctcagtgattttggccaacaGTTCTGCCTtgatccactttgtaaaataatccgTTGCTACGAGCAGGAATTTTCAATTTCCAGTTGCTTTATGGAGCGGACCCAcaatgtccatcccccattgtgcAAACGGGCAAGGGCTTGTCAAGGGCACCAGATCTTCAGCTGGTGTTCGGATCATTGGTGAGagtttctgacacttctcacagaTTTTTACATAAACTTTTGCATCTTCCTACATATGCGGCCACCAATAGCcctgggtgattgctcggtgggcgatggacctgcctccagcatggcttccacatgttccctcgtgaatctcaTGGAGGAACTTCTACACCATCTCAGGGTGTACACAAAGTAAATACGGCCCTGTGAACGACTTTCTGTACAACTTTCCTTCAAGGCATAGCCAAAATCATACTACCTTTGTttttatcttatgagcctcctttttattagtggggagtgtttcatctcgtaaaaactccatgattggatccatccaacttggtccttggttcacatcTAAGACCAATTCCATACTCCTCCCAATACTAGGCTCACTAAGATAGTCTACGGCCACCctccttttaaactcagttggtatagctgcagccaaccaaacTAGAGAATCTGCTAGAGCATTCTACCTagaacttatctgctcggtATAAACTTTCTCAAAAGTGTCAAGCAAATCCCTGGCTGCCTCTACATAGGCTGCCATCTTCTCACTCTAGGCTTTGTactccccggacagttgattgaccacgaGTTGAGAATcgcaatacaccctaactcgctTTACTTTCAAGGTTTTTGCACCTCTCAACCCAGATGAGAatgcctcgtactccgccatgttatttgatgcactaaaccctagccgaacagatagctccaacattACTCCACTAGGAGGAAAAAGCATAACCCCAATTCCTAAACTTGTGTTGCATGCTGAACCGTCAACAAACAACTTCCACTTAAGGGGATCTAGTTCGGCTTGGGCTTTGCCATTCTTTGCTAGTGGCCCAGTTACCTGCTTCTCTCTCATGGGAGGCTAGGGTGCAActgcaggtgagaattctgctacaaaatcagccaacacctggcctttgatagGAGTGAGCGATAGGTAGTCAATGTTGTATTGGCTTAGCTCAAcagaccaagttgagattcgtctcgagaagtctgcctttcgtagcaatgattttaatgggaacttagtataaaccacaactttgtggctttggaaataatgtggcaacttCCTCGTGGCTGTCCTTAGTGCCAAGACCAATTTCTCaaggggcagatatcttgtttctgcatctagcaatgttttACTCACATAATATATTGGGATTGTtcggatcccttatcccttaaCAGGACCGCACTCACAGCGTGTTCAGAAACTGCTAAATACAATACCAAAGACTCACCCAGTTCTGgggttgacaaaagtggggctTCTGCCAAGTATTTCTTCAATTACTGGAAAGCCTGCTCatactctgctccccattcatatcattcccttttctttaacaactggaaaaagggtctgcacttgtcactttaCCTGCTAATGAATCTGTTGAgggctgcagccattccagttaacctctggacttcctttgttgttttgggactttgtagcctttgcaTGGCTATTATTTGATCAAGATTTGCTTCAATCCCTCTTGTAGTCACTAGGTGGCCTAAGAATTTCCCAAAgccaactccaaatgcacacttcgaggcattgagttttagtttgtacttcctcaggattcCAAAAGCCTCCTTCAAATCTGCTATGTGTCCCTGTTTGgtcttacttttcaccaccatatcgtcaatgtaaacctccatggttttgcctaggagctttttgaacatgatggtgacgagtctctgatacgttgcccttGCGTTTCTTAGCCCAAAGGGCATGATACTATAACAATAatcctcgtggtgtaatgaCACGTTGCCCCTGCGTTTCTTAGCCCAAAGGGCATGATACTATAACAATATAatcctcgtggtgtaatgaaggaagtcttttcctgatcaggcccaaacatggcaatttgatgatatccccgACATggatcgagaaaactcattcgttagTATCCAGCAATGGCATCAATCAACTGGTCgatccttggaagagggaagctgtcttttggacatgctttgtttaagtccgtgaaatctacacagacacgccactttccatttttcttttttacaacaacagtgttggatagccactctgggtagtaaacctcccgtattgctttggcttccaacaaacgatctacctcctCGATAACAGCATCAACATGTTGAATGGTTgcccttctcttcttctgaatgattggcttatgttgtggatcaacGTTCAAGTGGTGGCAGATCACATCTATATCtactccgggcatctcctctggtatccATGCAAACACGTCAACATGATCTTTTAAGAAACTCACCAATTCGGCCTCTTCTTCTGCCAGTAGCGATTGCCCAATTAGAAAATtcctttcaggatcagtctcgttaatctgtattttctttaggCCTTCCACTACTCTTTCTGCTGGGATTCTTTCGACAtcctcgatagtcggttgatccgGTGCTTCAACCGTATGAACATGATGGGCCTTTGGGACtcttttgatgatggaaatcaagcattgttGTGCTACCTTCTGATTGCCCCTGATTTTCTCAATCCCATTagaacctgggaattttaccatctagTGGTAAGTAGAGGAAACAGCCCTCATCTTATGCAACCAGGTCCTTCCTATAATTCATTTATAGGAAGATGGAACATCCTTAACTAGAAAATCAGTTCTCAAAACTACTGATTCTGCCCGAACAGGCAATGTCACCTTCCCGAGGGGCCACACTGCCCctgcaccaaacccaaccaagtgtgttgttgattgttctaaatCTGTCTGGGCCAAGCCCAAtttcttaaatgcatcataatacattacctttgtacaacttcctgagtccccCAGGATTCTCTTAATGTCATACTCCCCAATCTGGAGGGtgatgaccaaagcatcattgtggggAACTTGGACTTCTCCCAGATCCTTATCAGTAAATactatgctctcgttgcataTATCGTTccctcgccctctcttgtttccaaATCGCATAACATGCTGGTCATGTTTGGCTTGCCTTTGGAgtagcctaacctcatttctcgtataaggtgtggccaatccatgtatcatatggattacccctctAGGATTCTGTTCGTAAACCATTTCCATGGCTCTCCTTTTATCTTTTGGGTCCACCTAGATAAATTCCTTGAGGTACCCTCGAGAGACTAagtcatcaaggtgcctcttgaacatctcacaatcttcaGTCACATGaccccaatctttgtggtagCTACAGTGTTGATTCGTAGCCCGGTTTGCATCCTTATCTCCTCCCAGACTTGgtggccatttgaaataaggctgattctttattcgataaagaatcctatagattggttccttccaaaccgtgtttattgaaaagaaggaCTTAGGATCAAGtgcttgtttttctttgtactgctctttcttagcctgtcggtactctttcctttctctatAGGTCTCGGGCTCTAGTTTATTCACTTTCTTTGTTGGTATCTTAGGCTGTTGGGTGACGGCCTTGCCATCTTCTCGGAGTATGTCATCTTCTATTCTGGTATGTTGTTCAATTCGCTCCATTAGCTTAGCCAGTGTTACTATCGAATGAAAATTCAACGACCAGCacaactctccccgaacaggtaagctaGTTTTGAAAGTAGCAAtcgcatactcttcactgcaactttcaatctcttTGAAAGTCTCCCAGCATTTCTTAGCGTAGTCCCTGGTCAGCTCactctcctcctgcttcattgTGGAGAGGCTTTCAAACATTTTTGGGGCTCtcctgcttgtcaagaaccaaGCAGTAAactcctcggccaactgcctccatccttgTATGGAGCGTGGTCCTaatttatgaaaccaagataaagccaccttcCCTAGACTTGAAGGGAACATCTTACACATAATGGCATCATCTCcatcatgcatgaacatagcctgctgatagtgctgtatgtgagccatgGGGTCTGCGTTTGTCTCGTAAAGGAtgaacgtaccgtgcttcactctgctcggcaacctagcctcttgtaacCTCCTTGCAAAGGGGGAAGCTGTTATGTTACTTAGGGCCTTttgtgctgcttctcgtgcagtcatcgTTCCATCCTCATGTTCCTTGGTTTTGTGAGCCACGATCTTGGCCTGATTGGTATCAGGTCTCTTgtacctgtccctatggtgTTTCCTAGATCTTTCGCCCTCAGGGGTGGAGCTTCGGCTTCT contains the following coding sequences:
- the LOC131330182 gene encoding uncharacterized protein LOC131330182, which codes for MTAREAAQKALSNITASPFARRLQEARLPSRVKHGTFILYETNADPMAHIQHYQQAMFMHDGDDAIMCKMFPSSLGKVALSWFHKLGPRSIQGWRQLAEEFTAWFLTSRRAPKMFESLSTMKQEESELTRDYAKKCWETFKEIESCSEEYAIATFKTSLPVRGELCWSLNFHSIVTLAKLMERIEQHTRIEDDILREDGKAVTQQPKIPTKKNQPYFKWPPSLGGDKDANRATNQHCSYHKDWGHVTEDCEMFKRHLDDLVSRGYLKEFI